In the genome of Coraliomargarita algicola, one region contains:
- a CDS encoding rod shape-determining protein codes for MFGFLSNDIGIDLGTANTLVFAKEKGIVLREPSVVAIYSSTKKVCAVGAEAKKMLGRTPGNITAIRPMKDGVIADFEITEAMLRYFINKVNKKKTFVAPRIVVAVPSGITEVERRAVKDSAIRAGARDVVLLEEPMAAAIGVGLPIDEPAANMIVDIGGGTTEVAIISLAGVVYTKSIRVGGDEIDSAIVNYMKRAYNLMIGERTAEEIKIKVGSAFPLEEEISMEVRGRDSVAGLPKTITITSQEIRDALSDTIAAIVDLVRNALERCPPELSADLVDRGFFLAGGGAMIKGLDQQLSDATGLPVIIAEDPLSAVANGTGLVLHELAFLLKDLTGTPKS; via the coding sequence GTGTTCGGATTCCTCTCCAACGACATCGGCATCGACCTTGGCACCGCCAATACGCTAGTATTTGCAAAAGAAAAAGGCATCGTCCTGCGCGAACCCAGCGTGGTGGCTATCTACTCGTCGACTAAGAAGGTATGCGCCGTCGGTGCCGAGGCGAAAAAAATGCTCGGTCGCACTCCGGGGAATATTACTGCGATCCGTCCCATGAAGGACGGGGTGATCGCCGATTTTGAAATTACTGAGGCGATGCTCCGGTATTTCATCAATAAGGTGAATAAGAAAAAGACTTTTGTGGCGCCACGCATTGTAGTGGCGGTCCCTTCGGGAATCACCGAAGTTGAGCGTCGTGCGGTCAAAGACTCTGCGATCCGTGCCGGCGCTCGCGATGTCGTGCTACTCGAAGAGCCGATGGCCGCAGCCATCGGCGTCGGACTGCCGATCGATGAGCCCGCAGCCAACATGATTGTTGATATCGGCGGGGGGACTACGGAAGTGGCGATTATCTCACTCGCTGGTGTGGTTTATACGAAGAGTATCCGTGTGGGGGGCGATGAGATCGACAGTGCGATTGTCAACTACATGAAGCGTGCTTACAATTTGATGATTGGGGAGCGGACCGCAGAAGAGATCAAGATCAAGGTCGGATCCGCTTTTCCACTGGAAGAGGAAATTTCGATGGAAGTGCGCGGTCGTGACTCCGTGGCTGGTCTGCCTAAGACGATTACCATCACTTCTCAGGAGATTCGGGATGCACTTTCGGATACGATTGCCGCGATTGTCGACCTCGTGCGAAATGCTTTGGAGCGCTGCCCCCCTGAACTTTCAGCGGACTTGGTCGATCGCGGGTTTTTCCTGGCTGGAGGCGGTGCCATGATTAAGGGACTCGACCAGCAACTCAGTGATGCGACGGGCTTGCCCGTAATCATTGCCGAAGATCCACTCAGTGCCGTTGCCAACGGGACTGGCTTGGTCCTGCACGAACTGGCCTTTCTTTTGAAAGACCTCACGGGAACCCCCAAAAGCTAG
- the mreC gene encoding rod shape-determining protein MreC, whose protein sequence is MANHRLDKIKPLVALGAFLVAWWIVPTAIKSFLRVSFSEFQAPAWVATSYLDDLEGFWARRSHSKVELIEAGREVARAKSLYQFNAQRNETLENEIQRLESILNLPSRREFRYEVARVIRRDLNAWWQQIVIRKGEDYKIPVGAAVVFYGGVVGRVVEVNAFTSRIELISSPNFRMAANFEGDERPVVYQGLAQGGFGEPKGVVRDAPQDMVASTQAPLKLVSTRLGGTFPPGLMIGRVNWLQPGSTGIFQTGTVELNSDLLSLHEVAVLIPLYPIDLDSDAP, encoded by the coding sequence GTGGCGAATCACCGCCTCGATAAAATTAAGCCGTTAGTCGCCTTGGGCGCCTTTCTAGTTGCTTGGTGGATTGTGCCGACCGCGATCAAATCCTTCCTTCGGGTGAGCTTTTCTGAATTTCAAGCGCCCGCGTGGGTCGCGACATCCTACCTCGACGATCTAGAAGGTTTTTGGGCGCGCCGTAGTCACTCTAAAGTAGAGCTGATCGAAGCGGGGCGGGAAGTGGCACGGGCCAAATCGCTCTATCAATTTAATGCGCAGCGTAATGAGACTCTGGAGAATGAGATTCAACGCCTCGAATCGATTCTAAACCTTCCCAGCCGGCGTGAGTTTCGTTATGAAGTCGCTCGTGTGATTCGTCGTGATCTAAATGCGTGGTGGCAGCAAATTGTCATTCGCAAGGGCGAGGACTATAAAATTCCAGTGGGTGCCGCAGTCGTCTTTTATGGCGGCGTGGTCGGGCGCGTGGTGGAGGTCAACGCATTTACCAGTCGTATCGAATTAATCAGTAGTCCCAATTTCCGCATGGCGGCTAATTTCGAAGGAGATGAGCGACCTGTTGTTTATCAAGGTCTCGCTCAAGGCGGCTTCGGTGAGCCGAAGGGAGTTGTGCGTGATGCGCCGCAAGACATGGTTGCCAGCACTCAAGCGCCGCTCAAGCTCGTCTCCACGCGATTAGGAGGCACCTTTCCTCCCGGTTTAATGATTGGGCGTGTGAACTGGTTACAACCTGGTAGCACTGGTATCTTTCAGACTGGCACCGTGGAGCTCAATTCTGACTTGCTCAGCTTGCACGAGGTGGCGGTTTTGATTCCGCTTTATCCGATTGACCTTGATTCCGATGCTCCTTGA
- the mrdA gene encoding penicillin-binding protein 2: MSGYDFHRGENPRILFFFWIVMAAGITLLVGLGWRQLIAYQKYEEIERRQTERRIFKPGPRGDIYDRKGNLLVGNRPQYSAVVYLDDLRREFRSEYSQIIRAEREKLRQAYEQTPESEREDSQLTPNYNDLQWIARQNVIQRYIDQINRITGRDDSLSMRKIIRHFNEQLLLPLPLVEDLNADQYARLIEQVPVKSAIQIHTDTARYYPYGVAAAHTLGYVQNVNPDPDEIPDDGIKTFTFKTKRGKTGLERHFNDLLSGETGTEIWRVDPLGFQDSMLEMKTPKQGQDLITSIDIDLQLAAETALGERTGAAVALDIHSGEVLAIASHPSYDLNDLSPFIPRNTFDEINERGAWLNRAVQLSYPPGSTFKLITSIAGMRHGSMTPETEHDCQGLYRLGNRIFRCNARYGHGIVDLAASIEASCNVFYYAEGLEMGIDVLSAEAKRFGLDQKTGIQIPFETSRLVVPSKEWKREQIGSGWVPGDTANTAIGQGFLLVTPLQMATVIASIARNETRTQPTLRALTNEEVQRVEHGGEAIGLTQKQHDALWEGMERVVGQDGTGRLVQIDGLRIAGKTGTADFRAHGKGVNLAWFVGFAPVENPQIAVAVMVEGTNASERYHGGSTAGPVAKDILLEFIEQYPERAGFSAAR, from the coding sequence ATGAGCGGCTACGACTTTCATCGCGGTGAGAACCCTCGTATTCTCTTTTTCTTCTGGATCGTGATGGCGGCTGGTATCACCCTGCTGGTAGGCTTGGGATGGCGGCAGTTGATTGCCTACCAAAAGTATGAGGAAATCGAGAGGCGCCAAACGGAGCGGCGTATTTTCAAGCCAGGCCCACGCGGTGATATCTATGATCGCAAAGGCAACCTTCTGGTCGGCAACCGACCGCAATACTCCGCAGTCGTTTATCTCGATGACCTGCGGCGTGAATTTCGCAGTGAGTATTCGCAAATTATTCGTGCCGAACGCGAGAAACTGAGGCAGGCCTATGAGCAGACGCCCGAATCCGAGCGTGAAGATTCACAGCTGACGCCAAATTATAATGATCTGCAATGGATCGCTCGCCAAAACGTGATTCAGCGCTACATCGATCAGATCAATCGAATCACCGGACGAGACGACAGCTTGTCCATGCGTAAGATAATTCGCCATTTTAATGAGCAACTCCTACTACCCTTGCCCTTAGTCGAAGACCTCAATGCGGATCAATATGCCCGCCTGATTGAGCAAGTGCCTGTGAAGTCAGCCATCCAGATACATACCGATACCGCACGCTATTATCCCTACGGAGTCGCCGCAGCGCATACACTCGGCTACGTGCAAAATGTGAATCCAGACCCTGATGAAATTCCCGATGATGGGATTAAGACTTTTACCTTTAAAACCAAGCGCGGGAAAACCGGCCTCGAACGACATTTTAACGATTTGTTATCTGGCGAGACGGGCACTGAGATTTGGCGTGTCGATCCCCTCGGATTTCAAGATTCCATGCTAGAGATGAAGACGCCCAAGCAGGGGCAGGACTTGATCACTAGCATCGACATCGACTTGCAGTTGGCAGCTGAAACCGCGCTCGGCGAGCGCACGGGCGCAGCAGTTGCGTTAGACATACATTCCGGCGAGGTACTGGCCATTGCCAGTCATCCCAGTTATGACCTCAATGACCTCAGCCCCTTTATTCCACGCAACACATTCGACGAGATCAACGAGCGTGGTGCTTGGCTTAATCGCGCCGTCCAGCTGTCTTACCCTCCAGGATCCACGTTCAAACTCATCACCTCGATCGCTGGTATGCGGCATGGCTCGATGACGCCTGAGACGGAACATGACTGCCAAGGACTCTATCGTTTAGGCAATCGCATCTTTCGTTGTAATGCCCGCTACGGCCACGGAATTGTTGATCTAGCCGCCTCGATTGAAGCGAGTTGCAACGTGTTTTATTATGCCGAAGGGCTGGAGATGGGAATCGATGTATTAAGTGCCGAGGCCAAACGCTTCGGTCTGGATCAAAAGACCGGCATTCAGATTCCCTTTGAAACCAGTCGTTTGGTAGTGCCAAGTAAAGAGTGGAAGCGTGAGCAGATCGGTTCCGGTTGGGTGCCAGGAGATACAGCCAACACCGCGATCGGCCAAGGCTTCTTGCTCGTTACCCCCTTACAGATGGCGACAGTGATTGCATCCATTGCGCGCAATGAAACGCGCACTCAGCCCACTTTACGCGCATTGACCAATGAGGAGGTCCAGCGAGTCGAACACGGAGGCGAAGCAATTGGCTTAACGCAAAAGCAGCATGATGCACTTTGGGAGGGGATGGAGCGTGTCGTTGGTCAAGACGGCACTGGTCGCTTAGTGCAGATCGATGGTTTGCGCATTGCCGGTAAGACCGGCACCGCGGATTTTCGTGCTCACGGCAAAGGCGTCAATTTAGCATGGTTTGTAGGTTTTGCCCCGGTAGAGAATCCGCAGATCGCCGTCGCCGTCATGGTCGAAGGTACCAATGCCAGTGAACGCTACCACGGAGGTTCCACCGCTGGTCCCGTAGCCAAAGACATCTTATTAGAATTTATCGAGCAGTATCCCGAGCGCGCAGGTTTTTCAGCCGCAAGATAG
- a CDS encoding IS701 family transposase, which produces MEFCDDYSSYFISQGRNRTLHARQYLSGLLGDIRRKNIERIGEKIDQVDYQSVHNFVSESNWNHRALVDQVARDANALLGGNSESMLLLDETSFLKKGTRSVGVARQYCGCSGKIENGQVSVLGVLGCQRDATIIDYWLYLPEAWTQDCERMDRAHVPADKRTFKTKPELAWEIIENAINQGLEFNWVGMDSLYGSNSKLLAKLEEQGLRYVADVRSNQKFYVRDVSGALVYQRVDRLWIERGGEQAEHVHFRNATKGPLHA; this is translated from the coding sequence ATGGAGTTTTGCGACGACTATTCGAGTTACTTTATCTCTCAGGGGCGCAATCGCACTTTACACGCACGCCAGTATCTAAGTGGCCTACTAGGAGATATTCGGCGTAAAAACATTGAGCGCATCGGTGAGAAAATCGATCAAGTCGATTATCAATCGGTGCACAACTTCGTTAGCGAATCGAACTGGAACCACCGAGCCTTGGTCGATCAAGTGGCTCGCGATGCAAATGCATTACTGGGCGGCAACTCAGAGAGTATGCTGTTGCTCGATGAGACTTCCTTCCTGAAGAAGGGCACTCGTAGTGTAGGCGTGGCGAGGCAGTATTGTGGATGCTCGGGTAAAATTGAGAACGGTCAGGTTAGCGTCTTGGGAGTTCTGGGCTGCCAGCGCGATGCGACCATCATCGACTACTGGCTATATCTTCCGGAGGCTTGGACGCAGGACTGTGAGCGCATGGATCGCGCTCATGTTCCTGCAGATAAGCGCACGTTTAAAACGAAACCGGAACTAGCTTGGGAGATTATCGAGAATGCGATCAATCAAGGACTTGAGTTCAACTGGGTCGGCATGGACAGTCTCTATGGCAGCAACAGCAAATTGCTAGCAAAGCTTGAAGAGCAAGGGCTACGTTACGTTGCCGACGTTCGCAGCAACCAGAAGTTCTATGTTCGCGATGTCAGTGGAGCGCTGGTGTATCAACGCGTGGATCGGCTTTGGATCGAGCGAGGTGGCGAGCAAGCCGAACATGTTCACTTCCGCAATGCAACCAAAGGCCCCCTTCACGCATAG